In a genomic window of Streptomyces sp. NBC_01231:
- a CDS encoding site-2 protease family protein has translation MTTATTRHSDRRISPVFVGILAVTAVTGWATWTGFAAQPGVAVFLFVTAAWIVSLCLHEYAHARTALHSGDISVGAKGYLTLNPLKYTHALLSIVLPVIFVIMGGIGLPGGAVFIERDRIRGRWRHSLISAAGPLTNVLFAIVCTAPFWLDALDGVPSDFRFALAFLALLQVTAAILNFLPVPGLDGYGVVEPWLSYKIKRQVEPFAPFGLLFVFALLWLPAVNSAFFDVVDAILKSLGISDLDTYCGQEFYRFWQGTNEFCSVSP, from the coding sequence ATGACCACCGCCACCACCCGTCACAGCGACCGGCGGATCAGCCCCGTCTTCGTCGGGATCCTAGCCGTCACGGCAGTCACCGGCTGGGCCACCTGGACCGGGTTCGCGGCACAGCCCGGCGTGGCCGTGTTCCTGTTCGTGACGGCCGCCTGGATCGTCTCGCTCTGTCTGCACGAGTACGCGCACGCCCGCACCGCCCTGCACAGCGGCGACATCTCGGTGGGCGCGAAGGGCTATCTCACCCTGAACCCGCTGAAGTACACGCATGCCCTGCTCAGCATCGTGCTCCCGGTGATCTTCGTGATCATGGGCGGTATCGGGTTGCCCGGTGGTGCCGTGTTCATCGAGCGGGACCGGATCAGGGGGCGCTGGCGGCACAGCCTGATCTCGGCGGCCGGTCCGCTGACGAACGTCCTGTTCGCGATCGTGTGCACGGCCCCGTTCTGGCTGGACGCGCTGGACGGGGTGCCGTCGGACTTCCGGTTCGCGCTGGCCTTCCTCGCCCTGCTCCAGGTCACGGCCGCGATCCTGAACTTCCTGCCGGTGCCGGGCCTGGACGGCTACGGGGTCGTCGAGCCCTGGCTGTCGTACAAGATCAAGCGCCAGGTGGAGCCGTTCGCTCCGTTCGGCCTGCTGTTCGTGTTCGCGCTGCTGTGGCTGCCCGCGGTCAACAGCGCGTTCTTCGACGTGGTCGACGCGATCCTGAAGAGCCTCGGGATCAGCGATCTGGACACGTACTGCGGGCAGGAGTTCTACCGCTTCTGGCAGGGCACGAACGAGTTCTGCTCGGTCAGCCCATGA
- the npdG gene encoding NADPH-dependent F420 reductase has protein sequence MTSTDTDNAQKAPAKDPWDLPDVSGLVVGVLGGTGPQGKGLAYRLARAGQKVIIGSRAADRAEAAAGELGHGVEGADNAETARRSDIVIVAVPWDGHGKTLESLREELAGKLVVDCVNPLGFDKKGAYALKPEEGSAAEQAAALLPDSRVTAAFHHLSAVLLQDPEIDEIDTDVMVLGEVRADVEIVQALAGRIPGMRGVFAGRLRNAHQVESLVANLISVNRRYKAHAGLRVTDV, from the coding sequence ATGACCTCTACCGACACCGACAATGCGCAGAAGGCCCCCGCCAAGGACCCCTGGGACCTCCCCGACGTCTCCGGGCTCGTCGTGGGCGTGCTCGGCGGCACCGGCCCGCAGGGCAAGGGCCTCGCCTACCGGCTCGCCAGGGCCGGCCAGAAGGTGATCATCGGCTCGCGCGCCGCCGACCGCGCCGAGGCCGCCGCCGGGGAACTCGGGCACGGCGTCGAGGGCGCCGACAACGCCGAGACCGCCCGCCGCAGTGACATCGTGATCGTCGCCGTGCCCTGGGACGGCCACGGCAAGACCCTGGAGTCCCTGCGCGAGGAACTGGCCGGCAAGCTCGTCGTGGACTGCGTCAACCCGCTCGGCTTCGACAAGAAGGGCGCCTACGCGCTCAAGCCGGAGGAGGGCAGCGCCGCCGAGCAGGCCGCCGCCCTGCTGCCCGACTCCCGGGTCACCGCCGCCTTCCACCACCTCTCGGCGGTCCTCCTCCAGGACCCGGAGATCGACGAGATCGACACGGACGTCATGGTCCTCGGCGAGGTGCGCGCCGACGTGGAGATCGTCCAGGCGCTGGCCGGCCGGATCCCCGGCATGCGCGGCGTCTTCGCGGGCCGTCTGCGCAACGCCCACCAGGTCGAGTCGCTGGTCGCGAACCTGATCTCGGTGAACCGCCGCTACAAGGCGCACGCGGGCCTGCGGGTCACGGACGTGTGA
- a CDS encoding MFS transporter yields the protein MTDDSPTPPVPVDAPPSGLRALLPDLAPWRASVDFRRLWFSGLISNFGTFLTFVALPVQLKELTGSAAAVGAIGAVELVPLVVFGLYGGALADALDKRKLIVWTEAGQGLLSAVLLLNALMPVPAVWPLYVVAALSSALFSVQRPALDSLWPRIVAHDHMPAAASLNSLRWTVGGVAGPAVAGVVVAYAGLGWAYAADVATFVVSVLLVVRIAASPASHEAAKPSLRAIAEGARYAWRRKELLGTYAVDLAAMFLAMPLAVLPFLADELDAEWSLGLMYSSVPAGAMLVSLTSGWTSRIQRHGRMVVLSAALWGLAIAGAGLVGNVWLVLLFLTLAGGCDMVSGIFRAAMWNQTIPDELRGRLAGIELLSYSVGPTLGQVRTGGFAAWLGVRASVWSGGLLCVGAVGLLALCLPKLMTYDVRTNEHAVRLREQRAAAAPAEAA from the coding sequence GTGACCGATGACTCCCCCACGCCTCCCGTTCCCGTCGACGCCCCGCCCTCCGGGCTCCGCGCCCTCCTCCCCGATCTCGCTCCCTGGCGGGCGTCCGTCGACTTCCGGCGGCTGTGGTTCTCGGGGCTGATCTCCAACTTCGGGACGTTCCTGACGTTCGTCGCGCTTCCTGTGCAGCTGAAGGAGCTGACCGGGTCGGCCGCGGCGGTGGGGGCGATCGGAGCGGTGGAGCTGGTGCCGCTGGTGGTGTTCGGGCTGTACGGCGGGGCTCTCGCGGACGCCTTGGACAAGCGGAAGCTGATCGTGTGGACGGAGGCCGGGCAGGGTCTGCTCTCCGCCGTCCTGCTGCTGAACGCCCTGATGCCGGTGCCCGCCGTCTGGCCGCTGTATGTCGTCGCCGCGCTGTCCTCCGCCCTGTTCTCCGTGCAGCGGCCCGCGCTCGACTCGCTGTGGCCGCGGATCGTGGCCCATGACCACATGCCGGCGGCGGCCTCGCTGAACTCGCTGCGCTGGACGGTCGGCGGGGTCGCGGGCCCGGCGGTGGCGGGTGTGGTCGTCGCGTACGCGGGCCTCGGCTGGGCGTACGCGGCGGACGTCGCCACCTTCGTCGTCTCGGTGCTCCTGGTCGTGCGCATCGCCGCCTCCCCCGCCTCCCACGAGGCCGCGAAGCCCTCGCTCCGGGCGATCGCCGAGGGTGCCCGCTACGCGTGGCGCCGCAAGGAGCTGCTCGGCACCTATGCCGTCGACCTCGCGGCGATGTTCCTGGCGATGCCGCTCGCCGTGCTGCCGTTCCTCGCGGACGAGTTGGACGCCGAGTGGTCGCTCGGCCTGATGTACTCCTCGGTCCCGGCCGGGGCGATGCTGGTGAGCCTGACCAGCGGCTGGACCTCACGGATCCAGCGGCACGGGCGGATGGTGGTGCTGTCGGCCGCGCTGTGGGGCCTGGCGATCGCGGGCGCCGGGCTGGTCGGCAACGTATGGCTGGTGCTGCTGTTCCTGACCCTCGCCGGCGGCTGCGACATGGTCAGCGGCATCTTCCGCGCGGCCATGTGGAACCAGACGATCCCGGACGAGCTACGCGGCCGGCTCGCCGGGATCGAGCTGCTGTCCTACTCGGTGGGGCCGACGCTCGGCCAGGTGCGGACCGGTGGTTTCGCGGCCTGGCTGGGGGTGCGGGCGTCGGTCTGGTCGGGCGGGCTGCTGTGTGTGGGCGCGGTCGGGCTGCTGGCCCTGTGCCTGCCGAAGCTGATGACGTACGACGTGCGGACGAACGAGCACGCGGTGCGGCTGCGTGAACAGCGTGCGGCAGCCGCACCGGCCGAGGCGGCGTAG
- the map gene encoding type I methionyl aminopeptidase yields the protein MSGQSLLVPGELSPTRSVPGNIRRPEYVGKPAPTPYTGPEVQTPETVEAMRLAGRIAARAMAEAAKLIAPGVTTDELDRVAHAYMCDHGAYPSTLGYRGFPKSLCTSVNEVICHGIPDSTVLRDGDIVNLDVTAYIGGVHGDNNATYLVGDVDEESRLLVERTRESLDRAIKAVRPGRQINIIGRVIESYAKRFGYGVVRDFTGHGINSSFHSGLIIPHYDSPHATTVIRPGMTFTIEPMLTLGTHEYDMWDDGWTVVTKDRRRTAQFEHTLVVTESGAEILTLP from the coding sequence ATGTCTGGCCAGTCGCTGCTCGTACCAGGGGAGCTGTCTCCCACCCGTTCCGTACCCGGAAACATCCGCCGGCCCGAGTACGTCGGCAAGCCGGCGCCGACGCCGTACACCGGACCGGAGGTGCAGACGCCCGAGACGGTCGAGGCGATGCGCCTGGCGGGCCGGATCGCGGCGCGGGCCATGGCGGAGGCCGCGAAGCTGATCGCGCCGGGTGTCACCACCGACGAGCTGGACAGGGTGGCGCACGCGTACATGTGCGACCACGGCGCCTATCCCTCCACGCTGGGCTACCGCGGCTTCCCGAAGTCCCTGTGCACCAGCGTCAACGAGGTGATCTGCCACGGGATCCCGGACTCGACAGTGCTGCGGGACGGCGACATCGTCAACCTGGACGTGACCGCGTACATCGGCGGAGTGCACGGCGACAACAACGCCACGTATCTGGTGGGGGATGTCGACGAGGAGAGCCGACTCCTGGTGGAGCGGACCCGGGAGTCCCTCGACCGGGCGATCAAGGCGGTCCGGCCGGGCCGGCAGATCAACATCATCGGCCGGGTCATCGAGTCGTATGCGAAGCGGTTCGGGTACGGCGTGGTCCGGGACTTCACCGGACACGGGATCAACTCGTCGTTCCACTCGGGCCTGATCATCCCGCACTACGACAGTCCGCACGCGACGACCGTCATCCGCCCCGGGATGACCTTCACGATCGAGCCGATGCTCACGCTCGGGACGCACGAGTACGACATGTGGGACGACGGCTGGACGGTCGTGACGAAGGACCGCCGGCGGACGGCCCAGTTCGAGCACACGCTGGTGGTGACGGAGTCGGGGGCGGAGATCCTCACACTGCCGTAG
- a CDS encoding PhzF family phenazine biosynthesis protein, protein MTDYDVLRVFCGANGGYGNELGVVREGSVLPDPAERQEFAGKLGFSETVFVDDPERGVIDIYTPTLRLPFAGHPCVGLAWLLDVPELVTPAGVVGTRLDGEFSWIEARAEWAPPRTLRQYATAAEVDDLTVPPPGEWIYAWAWEDESAGRVRARAFPGRDDGIDEDEATGAAALLLTDRLGRALNITQGAGSQILTAPEPGGWVEVGGRVFLER, encoded by the coding sequence GTGACTGACTACGACGTGCTCCGCGTCTTCTGCGGAGCGAACGGCGGATACGGCAACGAACTAGGCGTCGTCCGCGAGGGCTCCGTCCTGCCCGACCCGGCCGAGCGGCAGGAGTTCGCCGGGAAACTCGGGTTCAGCGAGACCGTGTTCGTGGACGACCCCGAGCGCGGGGTCATCGACATCTACACACCGACCCTGCGCCTGCCGTTCGCCGGCCACCCCTGTGTCGGCCTGGCCTGGCTGCTCGACGTGCCCGAACTGGTCACCCCGGCCGGAGTCGTGGGCACCCGCCTGGACGGCGAGTTCAGCTGGATCGAGGCGCGGGCCGAGTGGGCCCCGCCGCGCACCCTGCGCCAGTACGCCACGGCCGCCGAGGTCGACGACCTGACCGTCCCGCCGCCGGGGGAGTGGATCTACGCCTGGGCCTGGGAGGACGAGTCCGCCGGCCGGGTCCGCGCCCGTGCCTTCCCCGGCCGCGACGACGGCATCGACGAGGACGAGGCGACCGGTGCGGCGGCCCTGCTCCTCACCGACCGGCTGGGCCGCGCCCTGAACATCACGCAGGGCGCCGGCTCGCAGATCCTCACCGCCCCGGAGCCCGGCGGCTGGGTGGAGGTCGGCGGTCGCGTGTTCCTGGAGCGGTGA
- a CDS encoding EfeM/EfeO family lipoprotein, which yields MRAARLSVVTATAAVAALTAVTGCTEKGSSDSSGERVINVTATDDKCEISKKEFPAGHVELAIENKGSKVTEVYVLFPDDRIVTERENIGPGTKQKVTAEVKAGDYRIACKPGMKGDGIRHDVKATGGKVAKRDPRLDKAVAAYRTYAQEQADETLPKAEAFAKAVKDGDMEAAKKAYAPSRIGWERTEPVAESFGDIDPKVDVRADGLEDGQKWTGWHRLEKALWQDKKIGAAEKSLADQLITDLTDWQKRVGKADITPTSMANGAKELLDEVATGKVTGEEERYSHTDLVDFKANVEGAEKSYELLKPVAKENDATLVTELDKQFAALNTLLDKYRANPSSYDFVSYDKVGEADRKKLSDGVNALAEPLSKLAAAVAK from the coding sequence ATGCGCGCCGCCAGACTCTCCGTCGTCACCGCCACCGCCGCCGTGGCGGCTCTGACAGCCGTCACGGGGTGCACCGAGAAGGGCAGTTCCGACAGCAGCGGTGAGCGCGTGATCAACGTGACCGCCACCGACGACAAGTGCGAGATCTCCAAGAAGGAGTTCCCGGCCGGACACGTCGAACTCGCCATCGAGAACAAGGGCTCCAAGGTCACCGAGGTCTACGTCCTCTTCCCGGACGACCGGATCGTCACCGAGCGGGAGAACATCGGCCCCGGCACCAAGCAGAAGGTCACCGCCGAGGTGAAGGCCGGCGACTACCGGATCGCCTGCAAGCCCGGCATGAAGGGCGACGGCATCCGCCACGACGTCAAGGCCACCGGCGGCAAGGTCGCCAAGCGCGACCCCCGCCTGGACAAGGCCGTCGCCGCCTACCGCACCTACGCGCAGGAACAGGCCGACGAGACGCTGCCCAAGGCCGAGGCGTTCGCCAAGGCGGTCAAGGACGGCGACATGGAGGCCGCGAAGAAGGCCTACGCGCCCTCCCGGATCGGCTGGGAGCGCACCGAGCCGGTCGCGGAGTCCTTCGGCGACATCGACCCGAAGGTCGACGTCCGCGCGGACGGCCTGGAGGACGGCCAGAAGTGGACCGGCTGGCACCGGCTGGAGAAGGCCCTCTGGCAGGACAAGAAGATCGGCGCCGCCGAGAAGAGCCTCGCCGACCAGCTCATCACCGACCTGACGGACTGGCAGAAGCGGGTCGGGAAGGCCGACATCACCCCGACCTCGATGGCCAACGGCGCCAAGGAACTCCTCGACGAGGTCGCCACCGGCAAGGTCACCGGCGAGGAGGAGCGCTACTCGCACACCGACCTCGTCGACTTCAAGGCCAACGTCGAGGGCGCCGAGAAGTCGTACGAGCTGCTGAAGCCGGTCGCCAAGGAGAACGACGCGACGCTGGTCACCGAGCTGGACAAGCAGTTCGCCGCGCTGAACACGCTGCTGGACAAGTACCGCGCCAATCCCTCGTCCTACGACTTCGTCTCGTACGACAAGGTCGGCGAGGCGGACCGCAAGAAGCTGTCGGACGGGGTGAACGCGCTCGCCGAGCCGCTGTCCAAGCTCGCCGCCGCCGTCGCGAAGTAG
- the efeB gene encoding iron uptake transporter deferrochelatase/peroxidase subunit, translated as MTDDTQDTAAPSRRALIGWGGAGLALGAAAAGGAVAMTRTGESTDDAAPAGAETGAAVAFHGAHQAGIATPVQDRLHFAAFDVTTDDRAEFVQMLKDWTEAARRMTGGQAVGEGAYGGLAEAPPDDTGEALGLKPSRLTLTIGFGPGLFDRFDLGDRRPEALVDLPQFAGDNLDKNRSGGDLCVQACADDPQVAVHAIRNLARIGFGKVVIRWSQLGFGKTSSTTPDAQTPRNLMGFKDGTRNIAGTETDRLKKFVWADSADGSEWMSGGSYLVARRIRMHIETWDRTSLQEQEDIFGRDKGEGAPVGKAKERDKPFLKAMKPDAHVRLAHPDSNHGATLLRRGYSFTDGTDGLGRLEAGLFFLAYQRDVREGFIRVQRNLATDALNEYIQHVGSAVFAVPPGVRDKDDWWGRTLFSKEA; from the coding sequence ATGACGGACGACACCCAGGACACCGCCGCGCCTTCCCGGCGCGCCCTGATCGGCTGGGGCGGTGCCGGGCTCGCGCTCGGCGCCGCCGCGGCCGGCGGCGCGGTGGCGATGACACGCACCGGCGAGTCCACCGACGACGCGGCCCCGGCCGGCGCCGAGACGGGCGCCGCGGTCGCCTTCCACGGCGCCCACCAGGCCGGCATCGCCACGCCGGTGCAGGACCGGCTGCACTTCGCCGCGTTCGACGTGACCACCGACGACCGCGCCGAGTTCGTCCAGATGCTGAAGGACTGGACCGAGGCCGCGCGGAGGATGACCGGCGGGCAGGCGGTCGGCGAGGGCGCGTACGGCGGGCTCGCCGAGGCTCCGCCGGACGACACCGGGGAGGCGCTGGGGCTGAAGCCGTCGCGGCTGACCCTGACGATCGGCTTCGGGCCCGGCCTGTTCGACCGGTTCGACCTCGGGGACCGACGGCCCGAGGCCCTGGTCGACCTGCCCCAGTTCGCCGGCGACAACCTCGACAAGAACCGCAGCGGCGGCGACCTGTGCGTCCAGGCCTGCGCGGACGACCCGCAGGTCGCCGTGCACGCGATCCGCAACCTGGCCAGGATCGGCTTCGGCAAGGTCGTCATCCGCTGGTCGCAGCTCGGCTTCGGCAAGACGTCCTCGACCACGCCGGACGCGCAGACCCCGCGCAACCTGATGGGCTTCAAGGACGGCACCCGCAACATCGCGGGCACGGAGACCGACCGGCTGAAGAAGTTCGTGTGGGCGGACTCCGCCGACGGCTCCGAGTGGATGAGCGGCGGCTCCTACCTGGTCGCCCGCCGTATCCGGATGCACATCGAGACCTGGGACCGCACCTCGCTCCAGGAGCAGGAGGACATCTTCGGCCGCGACAAGGGCGAGGGTGCCCCGGTCGGCAAGGCGAAGGAGCGCGACAAGCCGTTCCTGAAGGCGATGAAGCCCGACGCGCACGTCCGGCTCGCCCACCCCGACTCCAACCACGGGGCGACGCTGCTGCGCCGCGGCTACTCCTTCACCGACGGCACCGACGGTCTGGGGCGGCTGGAGGCGGGCCTGTTCTTCCTCGCCTACCAGCGGGACGTGCGCGAGGGATTCATCCGCGTGCAGCGCAACCTCGCGACCGACGCGCTCAACGAGTACATCCAGCACGTGGGTTCGGCGGTCTTCGCCGTCCCGCCGGGCGTCCGCGACAAGGACGACTGGTGGGGCCGGACGCTGTTCTCGAAGGAGGCGTAG
- a CDS encoding FTR1 family protein, with product MFSNYLIGLREGLEASLVVCILIAYLVKTDRREALKPVWAGVAIAVLIALGFGCVLEFGSQELTFEAQEALGGSLSIVAVGLVTWMVFWMRRTARHLKSELHGKLDAALAMGTGALVATAFLAVGREGLETALFVWTSVHAAGDGTPRPLIGAALGLATAVLLGWLFYRGALRINLAKFFTWTGGMLVVVAAGVLAYGVHDLQEADWIAGLTDKAFDISDTIPPDSWYGTLLKGVFNFQPDPTVLQVTVWLLYLVPTLALFLLPVGFASGKGKVKEPDEQGSRPSKAPQA from the coding sequence GTGTTCTCCAACTATCTGATCGGTCTGCGCGAGGGGTTGGAGGCCAGCCTCGTCGTCTGCATCCTCATCGCGTACCTGGTGAAGACGGACCGCAGGGAGGCGCTGAAGCCGGTGTGGGCCGGCGTCGCCATCGCCGTGCTCATCGCCCTGGGCTTCGGCTGCGTCCTCGAATTCGGCTCGCAGGAGCTGACGTTCGAGGCGCAGGAGGCGCTCGGCGGCTCCCTGTCGATCGTCGCGGTCGGTCTGGTGACGTGGATGGTGTTCTGGATGCGGCGCACCGCCCGGCACCTGAAGTCGGAGCTGCACGGCAAGCTGGACGCGGCTCTCGCGATGGGCACCGGCGCGCTGGTGGCCACGGCGTTCCTCGCGGTCGGCCGGGAGGGGCTGGAGACGGCCCTGTTCGTGTGGACGTCCGTCCACGCGGCCGGCGACGGCACCCCGCGTCCGCTGATCGGCGCGGCGCTGGGCCTGGCGACGGCCGTCCTGCTGGGCTGGCTGTTCTACCGCGGGGCGCTGCGGATCAACCTCGCGAAGTTCTTCACCTGGACGGGCGGCATGCTCGTCGTCGTGGCCGCGGGCGTGCTGGCGTACGGCGTCCACGACCTCCAGGAGGCCGACTGGATCGCGGGCCTGACGGACAAGGCCTTCGACATCAGTGACACCATCCCTCCGGACAGTTGGTACGGCACGCTCCTGAAGGGTGTCTTCAACTTCCAGCCCGACCCGACGGTCCTCCAGGTCACGGTGTGGCTGCTGTACCTGGTCCCGACGCTCGCGCTGTTCCTCCTCCCGGTAGGGTTCGCCTCCGGGAAGGGGAAGGTGAAGGAACCTGATGAGCAGGGATCGCGGCCCTCTAAGGCTCCGCAGGCTTGA
- a CDS encoding bifunctional DNA primase/polymerase — protein sequence MSAEFGGRTGRQGKLSQWLRGRRPKEAAADEGGREALLLAAAGAGLPLAPAAYPAPGYRCSCDRVGCPTPARHPVSFAWQTQSTTDPAQIERWARHQPQANFITATGMVHDVLDVPLEAGAEALERLLDAGIDVGPVAASDDGRLLFFTLTRGTPEEEDEWWPCELDCHPETMDEHPGLRWHCRGSYVLVPPARLPGDQGVSWVRGLEHPLPDPLTLLEVLTDACARHIGEEPDHANAAWPSRR from the coding sequence ATGAGCGCGGAGTTCGGCGGCCGTACCGGCCGGCAGGGCAAACTCTCCCAATGGCTGCGCGGACGCCGCCCGAAGGAGGCCGCCGCGGACGAGGGCGGCCGTGAGGCCCTGCTGCTCGCCGCCGCCGGAGCGGGCCTGCCGCTCGCCCCCGCCGCGTATCCCGCCCCCGGCTACCGCTGTTCCTGCGACCGTGTCGGCTGTCCCACCCCCGCCCGGCACCCGGTGTCGTTCGCCTGGCAGACCCAGTCGACCACCGACCCCGCGCAGATCGAGCGCTGGGCCCGCCACCAGCCACAGGCCAACTTCATCACCGCGACCGGCATGGTGCACGACGTCCTCGACGTGCCGCTGGAAGCCGGCGCGGAGGCTCTCGAGCGGCTCCTCGACGCCGGCATCGACGTCGGCCCGGTGGCCGCGAGCGACGACGGCCGGCTGCTCTTCTTCACCCTCACCCGCGGCACCCCCGAGGAGGAGGATGAGTGGTGGCCCTGTGAACTGGACTGCCACCCCGAGACGATGGACGAACACCCGGGCCTGCGCTGGCACTGCCGCGGTTCCTACGTCCTCGTCCCGCCCGCCCGGCTCCCCGGCGACCAGGGGGTGAGCTGGGTCCGCGGCCTCGAACACCCGCTGCCCGACCCGCTGACCCTCCTGGAAGTCCTCACCGACGCCTGCGCCCGCCACATCGGCGAGGAGCCCGACCACGCGAACGCGGCCTGGCCCTCACGTCGTTGA
- a CDS encoding TetR/AcrR family transcriptional regulator, with amino-acid sequence MVVKKSVHAPDTTRRSERSRRAIYDAALALVGEVGYPRTTIEGIAARAGVGKQTIYRWWSSKADVLLEAFLDLSEQASREAGPEYAFKIPDTGDLAADLKTVLRLTVDQLQDPRFEIPSRALAAEGVVNEELGRIMMAKLLEPSLQLYVDRVRAAQEAGQVRQDIDPRIALELWVSPLAQRWLQYTGPISYEYTDTLVDYALHGIGPR; translated from the coding sequence ATGGTTGTCAAGAAGTCCGTCCACGCCCCCGACACCACCCGACGCAGCGAGCGGTCCCGCCGTGCGATCTACGACGCCGCCCTCGCCCTCGTCGGGGAGGTCGGCTACCCCAGGACGACCATCGAGGGCATCGCCGCCCGCGCCGGCGTCGGCAAACAGACGATCTACCGCTGGTGGTCGTCGAAGGCCGACGTCCTGCTGGAGGCCTTCCTCGACCTCTCCGAGCAGGCGTCGCGGGAGGCGGGGCCCGAGTACGCGTTCAAGATCCCGGACACCGGCGACCTCGCCGCCGACCTCAAGACCGTGCTGCGGCTCACCGTCGACCAGCTCCAGGACCCCCGGTTCGAGATCCCCTCCCGCGCGCTGGCCGCCGAAGGGGTCGTCAACGAGGAGCTCGGGCGGATCATGATGGCCAAGCTCCTCGAACCGTCGCTCCAGCTGTACGTCGACCGGGTGCGTGCCGCGCAGGAGGCCGGACAGGTCCGCCAGGACATCGACCCGCGTATCGCCCTCGAACTGTGGGTCTCACCCCTCGCCCAGCGCTGGCTCCAGTACACGGGCCCGATCTCCTACGAGTACACCGACACCCTCGTCGACTACGCCCTCCACGGCATCGGGCCCCGCTGA
- a CDS encoding DUF6243 family protein, with amino-acid sequence MSRGGSGNMLGVGGTRSNLGRKALRGGGRGGQIGGGLDPQAQKRELLRRLQEKHQEEAPSEETT; translated from the coding sequence ATGTCCCGTGGTGGATCAGGAAACATGCTGGGAGTCGGCGGCACCCGCAGCAACCTCGGCCGCAAGGCACTGCGGGGCGGTGGGCGCGGCGGGCAGATCGGCGGCGGCCTCGACCCCCAGGCCCAGAAACGGGAGTTGCTGCGCAGGCTCCAGGAAAAACACCAGGAGGAGGCCCCGAGCGAAGAGACGACGTGA
- a CDS encoding small ribosomal subunit Rsm22 family protein: MNAPVAPAETLRAALAVLLDGLPPRQAAQAVERLIANYRGATPTDSPILRDRADVAAYAAYRMPATFEAVRSALDAFAAAVPEWVPAGHVDVGGGTGAATWAVSATWDGVRPVTVIDWSEPALALGREVAAANPALRDVRWQRSRIGTALDDTDLVTVSYVLNELTAPDRAALVDAAATAAQAVVIVEPGTPDGYARVIEARDRLVAAGFQVAAPCPHSAACPIVPGEDWCHFSARVSRSSLHRQIKGGSLAYEDEKFAYVAAARFPVAPAPSRVVRRPKIRKGQVLLDLCETDERLSRRTVTKRHGDLYKAARDADWGDDWPPADR; this comes from the coding sequence GTGAACGCCCCCGTAGCCCCGGCCGAGACCCTGCGTGCCGCCCTTGCCGTGCTGCTCGACGGGCTTCCGCCCCGGCAGGCCGCGCAGGCGGTGGAGCGTCTGATCGCCAACTACCGGGGCGCCACTCCCACCGACAGCCCGATCCTCCGCGACCGCGCGGACGTCGCCGCGTACGCCGCCTACCGCATGCCCGCCACCTTCGAGGCCGTACGGTCGGCTCTGGACGCGTTCGCGGCGGCCGTACCCGAGTGGGTCCCCGCCGGTCATGTCGATGTCGGCGGTGGCACCGGCGCGGCGACCTGGGCGGTCAGTGCCACCTGGGACGGGGTGCGGCCGGTCACCGTGATCGACTGGTCCGAACCCGCCCTCGCCCTGGGGCGCGAGGTGGCCGCCGCCAATCCGGCTCTGCGGGACGTCCGTTGGCAACGCTCCCGGATCGGAACGGCGCTCGACGACACCGACCTCGTCACCGTCTCGTACGTCCTCAACGAACTCACCGCCCCCGACCGCGCAGCTCTCGTCGACGCCGCCGCGACCGCAGCGCAGGCCGTCGTGATCGTCGAACCGGGCACCCCCGACGGCTACGCCCGCGTGATCGAGGCCCGCGACCGACTCGTCGCCGCCGGTTTCCAGGTCGCCGCGCCCTGCCCGCACAGCGCCGCCTGCCCGATCGTCCCCGGAGAGGACTGGTGCCACTTCTCCGCCCGGGTCAGCCGTTCCTCCCTGCACCGCCAGATCAAGGGCGGCTCCCTCGCCTACGAGGACGAGAAGTTCGCCTATGTCGCCGCCGCCCGCTTCCCGGTGGCGCCGGCCCCCTCCCGGGTGGTCCGGCGCCCCAAGATCCGCAAGGGCCAGGTCCTGCTCGACCTGTGCGAGACCGACGAGCGGCTGAGCCGCCGCACGGTCACCAAGCGACACGGCGACCTCTACAAGGCGGCCCGCGACGCGGACTGGGGCGACGACTGGCCCCCGGCGGACCGTTAG